TTCTGTTCTGCAGTTAGCTGGCAACCTTACTCCTCCTTGATAGGTAATGATGATTATTGTTGAGGAAAGTATTTTTCCACTCCTAGAAAGCCAAGGTCAAACATAAAACCTGTCAAGATATAGGTATGTGTGAGGTATATGGACGATAATATGCCAAGACCATGATAATAGATAACCCTGTCTTTAACATCCAGTTTGAAACTTCGTCTACCAGCCAGCCCCAACGCTCTTTCTCTCTATCTCTCTTATTTTGAGATAAGCGCTTTATCTCGTGTTTTGGATAGGATATTTTGATAAATTACTTTATAAATATCATCAAATTGTTTGACTGAAAGACCGGTGAATGACTTGAAAAATGTGCGTTTCCTGGATAATCTATAGTGAGATAACAAATGGAAAAAGACATCTTTACATAAGATGTACAGAAATAAAGCTGTTTAGACTAATTACACAAAAGAGATTTTTACCTATTTATCTTTTATAACTTGATTCACATACTACAATAGTATATAGTCACGATCTGGTGGTGGTCGTTGGATTGAATTTTATTATCAATAGTAGGAATTAATTTTGCATTTATGAGAAAAGTTAACCTGTGTCACTTGAGACACATTCATTTACTTAATTTCCCTTAATATATCTATATACCATTCCACTTAAATGTAAATCAAACGGTCACTCAACAAATTCAACCTTATTTGTATCACAAATATCGTTTAATTTCTCTTTTTGTATATCTTTTAAAAATAATTCAGAGAAATTGCAATATTCACACATCTTTTCTAAAGCTGTTTGGACTAATTACACAAAAGATCAATAGTACCAGTGGAATCCATTAATCAATCCAAAATGACTAGATTATCAATATTGTTTCAACAAATAAGAATACAAAGTCAAATCAGTGAGAGACTATACCTAACTTTCTATAACCTAATATAACTTGGTAGTAAAATCATTTCCACAATTCGGCTTATAGAATATTTTTGAGAATTTTAATATTACGTATAGGTTCTTAATTTTTTATAAATTCTGATTTTTAAAATAAAAAAAGGGGTTTAGTCCCACTTACTCCATGCAGCCATCCATCTGTAAGTCCAAGTATTGAGTTTTGCACCCAAGGCCGCTATAGGTACACAAAGCACCGCTCCAGCTCCTGCTCCCAACGCGACAGGACTGTTATAGAACTTTCCTACCTGTGGTTCAATTGGAGTCATGTATGGTGGTAATGTGGGTCTAGGATATTTGAATGCCATTTCTAATGGGTCAGCAACCAGCAATAAGTTAATCATATTAAACAGTGGGAGTGACATTCCTACCAATACACCACCAATTAATATAGCCGCGTGTTTGTTTCTTCTTGTTGCCCAGTACGCCAAATCCAATAACATAGCAGACGGTATCCAAACAGGAACCACGACAAAATCGTACGGGTATCCCAATGCGAACCATGCTCCTTTGGCAACCCATGTATAAATCGTCATAATAGTTGCGTAATACGTAGCCGTGCCAGGGACACCGGTAAACAACATATAGTATATAGCTCCTACCACAAGCATTGTGGATTGAGAAATCGAGAATACGACGAATGATGTCCATGCCCAGTCAGTATAGAAGATATAATCTCCTGCGTTGATTGTAAGCAACGTACTATTTACTGCAACAACAACTATGAACAAATAGTGAGTTGTACGTCTTAACCAGACCATTATTATGCTGTTCTTATAGGTAGTATATAAGATTTTGTGTATATTTTTTTAAAAATCTACAATTACTTGAATAAATAATTTAATTATGACTATTTCTAAACTATTAATAATATCTATAATTTTTGAACTTAAAAAGATAAAATGTAGGATATTACATCCTTACTGGTTTTTCACCAGCTATTTTCAGCATCCAGATCATTCCCAAAACTTCAATAACGGTCAAAACAGATAGAGCATATAGACCACTTGGTAACGGATATGCCCATGGATACACAGTAACACCAACATAGACACCACCAGCTGTAGCCACCCAACATAATATAAAGCCCAAAACTATAATACCTCTCATATTTTCGACTCTACGGCCAATCATACGCTCGATTTCGTCTCTGCTTGCTCCTGATGAACCACTACTGCCACCACCACTATTACTACTACCACTATTACTACTACCAGATCCAGTTTGTGCACTAGGTTTATACCCTTTTGGTAAAGTCATTATTTGTAATAAAGACGGTTCCTTTTTAAATTTTGCTATTGAGTTTGACGATTTAAAACTAGCACGTTGTAATTATGATATCTGAATATTTTTGAATCAAAATCACAAATCCTTTTCAATGATTATACAACAAAAATCAAAATTTTTCTTATCTGAAATGTAACCCATTTTGAAAAAATATACCTATATAGCGTTTTATTTAATAAAAAAACATGGCTATTTCATTAATACCCGCAAACAGGAAAATGAAGGGTCAAAAGGTCTCGACACAAGGAGACAACACCGTTGTAAAAGGGAGTATTTTGGTAAAGAGGGGCTTTGCCCACATGCAAAAACACGGAGTAATTATGGATGTTACTAATGTTGAACAAGCTCAAATAGCAGAAGAAGCGGGAGCGGTAGCTGTGATGGTTTTGGACAAGTTACCTTATGATGTTAGAAAAGCAGGAGGGGTAGCAAGAACAGCTGGAGTAAAAACGATCGAAGAGATAATGAATGCCGTATCAATCCCTATCATGGCAAAATGTAGAATAGGTCATTACTCCGAAGCCAAAATGCTCGAAACTTGTGGAGTAGATATGATCGATGAGAGCGAAGTTTTAACTCCCGCTGACGAAGAAAATCACATTTGGAAGTGGGAGTTCACTACACCTTTTGTAAATGGTGCAAAGAATTTGGGGGAGGCATTACGAAGAATAGAGGAAGGTGCTTCAATGATAAGAACTAAAGGTGAACCCGGAACCGGAAATGTTGCTGAAGCGGTTAATCATATTAGAAAATTGAATAAGGAAATAAGGTTATTAAAGGCAGCCTATTTGGATAACGATTATCAAGAAATAATAAAACTCGCTAGGGATTACAGGGTTTCCATGGAGGTAGCATCGGAAGTGGGCAGACTAGGTAGGCTTCCCATAGTAAACTTTGCAGCTGGTGGTATTACTACTCCAGCTGATGCCTCTTTCCTGATGAAATTAGGTTGTGATGGTGTTTTCGTTGGTTCTGGTATATTCAAATCAGACGACCCATCTTCAAGGGCAAGAGCGGTTGTATTGGCCACTACATTTTATGATAATGAAAAGGAGGTTTTGGAGGCTCAAAAGATGGTAGATGAAAAAAAGTCACTTATTGGATTAGACACAAAAAATTTGGATCTGCGAATGCAAGAGAGAGGACCTGCAGTTTGAACTCCCTATTAAAAGTAGGTATTCTAAGCATTCAAGGCGATATTGAGGAAAATTCAAACGCAATTAAGGAATCATTTAAAGAACTAGAAATTGAAGGCACGGTAGTCTATATGAAAGATTTAAAAGATTTAGAAGAAATTGATGGACTAATTATTCCAGGAGGTGAAAGTACAGTAATAGGTATGCTCTTATTCCTAAAGGGGGTTCAACCAGATTTAATCAGAAAAAAGATCCAAGAGGGCCTACCAATATTAGGAACTTGTGCTGGACTCATAATGCTATCGAATAAGGCATATGATAAAACTATTGGCGAGACAAAACAAGCATTATTAAAAGTTCTGGACGTTACAATAGAACGTAACGCCTTCGGACGTCAGCATGAATCCTTTGAGTCTGAATTAGATATATCATATTTAGGAGAAAGAAAATTCAATGGAGTTTTTATAAGAGGTCCAGCCATAACTGAGATCGGTAATGATGTAGAAATCATTGCAGAATATGATAAAAAGATCGTAGCCGTCAGGCAGAATAACATCTTGGGAACATCATTTCATCCTGAACTTGCCAACGATAACAGGTTCCATACCAATTTAGTAAAGTTAATGGTAGATTACAATAAATCCAGAAAAGAAAAATGACAAAACCGAACTCATGAGTAACAGGAACAAGACCCTGAAATAAGACCTGAAAAAATCATAAAGTTATGCGTTAGGTCATATGAACACGCATTACAACCTATATCGTTGATCTATTCTCGTCAGCTCACCTTTAATGATGCGTCAATGTATGCATCTCAAAGGTTTTGTTTCTAATACAATTATAACTTATTGTAAAGCTAAAAAATTTGTATTAACTTTTCATAGTCTTTGTAAATTAAGTGACAATTGTAAGCAAGGCATGTAACTTGACAAGTCCAGGCAAATTTAGAAGACAAGACCGAGCCTCAATTCTGGTAGTAAAGCCATATAGAAAGGTGCGGGGGGTGGGATTTGAACCCACGGACCCCTAAGAGACGGGATCCCTTATATAGATCTTAAGTCCCGCGTCTCCAAAATATTATTATTTATTTGGCCAGGCTCTACAACCCCCGCCCAACTAAGGTTAATTTTGAAACACTAATATATATATCATGAATTGTAAATCCTTTAATCAGTAGGCATATAGCCGAAATTTAATCCCGGAGTGATTGATTTGTCAAAATGTTTAATAAATCGTTCACTTTCCAAAATCAAATCAACATGAAATTAATCGGAGTATCCATTCTAAAATTTAAATTTAAGAAAACTGAGGGGAAATACTATTGAAAAATGATGAATTAACTAATTTTCAATATCAGAGCAAAAAACAAAATCCTTTTCCAGGTGGGTATACATCTTTTAAATATCCATTAGTTATAGGTGGTTCCTAGAATAAAAAAAATATTTCCAGAAATCTAACTAAATCTTATAAATTGCGAACTTTGTTCGATAATTTTCTTCTCAAAATACTCGTTAGATGAAGATGCGACATATAAACCAATTTTAAATCGAATAAGGGAAATTCTAAAAGAATAAGGATTATGGATCAAGATGAAGGAGATTGGATTTGAATCACAGTTGTTTAGTAAATTCAAAAATTAGGTTGGTAGGCTATACACGTCACAATTCCAATCCTGGATCTTGTTTTCAAAGGTGCACTTTATGTCTACTTCAGAATAATCAATATCTACTGCAGAATTAATTGCTTCAAACAGTTGTTTTTGGATCGTAGCGCTGATCGTTGCCTGATCAACAAAAGGATTTGGTAGGGCAGGCAATACATTTGTTGCATTGGCGGTTGAATTAGAAGAATTATTTGGCTCCATTATATAGCCTGCAGTAGGTGAAGAAAGAAAGTCATTAATAATTGTAGAGTTAATAATGTTCTGTGAGTGATTCAAAAAGTTACTACTCCCGCTAATTATATACGAGGTATCAAAAAATGGTTTTATGTATGCAGTTTCATTTACGATTTGATAGGAATTCGTAGATGATTTTGATATCTGTACAGCGGATTGGAGATTTTCCCCCGAGTTTTGGGCATTAGAAGCAGGCACGCCCATGCTAACTAAAAGTAATACTAACACACCACTCAAACAATAAGAAAACGTAAGACCTCGTTTTGGAAAAGAGTTTATCTTATTCAAATTATCAATAAATATTTATATGGCAATATAAACATTTTCGGGATTTTTGATTGATAGATTACCAAAGCAGGACAGATGGTGGACAAAAATCAAATCTTAGATATCTGTCCAAGACGATCAGAGATGTTCAAAACCTAAGAATTTTCGTTAGCCTATACCGCTTGGTGAGATAAAATGTTGAAAACGTGTGATCAATTTGAAAGATTCGGACCGGTAGTCGACAAAGATCTAATTTTACAAGAAATCTATTTGGGGAATAGTGCTTTAGAAGTGTGTTGATTAAAATTCTTTTTTAAATATTGCTTATACCCCTCCCAATCAAGGTGATCGTTAAAATAATTTCTTACTGAATTTGGTAAGATGACTTCATCATTAACTTGTTCACTAAGGAGTTCAAAATGGCTTTCTTTTGGGTTACAAAGAAAGCCTTGGGCGGGAATTGAACCCGCGACCTTTGCCTTACCAAGGCAACGCTCTGGCCAGGCTGAGCTACCAAGGCATTTTATTAATAAAAAATATGAACATAATTTAACCATTTCCATTCAACATTGTATTCGCACAAGTGCAATGGTATTATAGTCTCCATTTTGATTTTCTAATATTGTATCTCCATAGTTAGAGTATGTATCAAGGACAATTATTAAGAATCACTGCTCAGGAGTTGCTGTTGTTGATATTCTAACCCTATATCGGATTTGATTTAACTCCACCAACAAATTAATATCAAGAAAGGACAGAACATCCAATAATTACACCACACCTCTACTCACAATTTGAGATTTCAACGACAGTCGTCTATCTCTTCGCCAATCGAAATACAAGATTGAAATTTATAAAAAATACTCCTTCTATTTTGTAAAATGCTAGAAGGAATTACCAGAGTTGTACAGATCTCGTACATATGATATAGAAGAGTTCAAACATCTATTTCTAGTTTGATACATCGTTCATTTCCAGGATTTTCTTCAACGATCTATGCCTATTATAATCATCAAGCAGTATTCTGGCAAGATGATGTGTAATATCAGTAACACTTATTATCCCAATAATGCGGTTATCGGCCTCTAAAACAGGTAGTCGCTTGATCTTATTTGAAAGCATGATTCTTGATGCGGTATCAACTGAATCATATGTCATGATAGTAATTAGTGGAGAAGACATGATCTCTTCAACGAGAACTTTATCGGCATTATAATTCTCCAAACAAACACGTTTGACCAAGTCGCTTTCAGTTATAATTCCGACAGGGGTATTGTCCTTATCTATAACAATTAAGGA
This Candidatus Nitrosocosmicus oleophilus DNA region includes the following protein-coding sequences:
- a CDS encoding ammonia monooxygenase codes for the protein MVWLRRTTHYLFIVVVAVNSTLLTINAGDYIFYTDWAWTSFVVFSISQSTMLVVGAIYYMLFTGVPGTATYYATIMTIYTWVAKGAWFALGYPYDFVVVPVWIPSAMLLDLAYWATRRNKHAAILIGGVLVGMSLPLFNMINLLLVADPLEMAFKYPRPTLPPYMTPIEPQVGKFYNSPVALGAGAGAVLCVPIAALGAKLNTWTYRWMAAWSKWD
- the pdxS gene encoding pyridoxal 5'-phosphate synthase lyase subunit PdxS, producing the protein MKGQKVSTQGDNTVVKGSILVKRGFAHMQKHGVIMDVTNVEQAQIAEEAGAVAVMVLDKLPYDVRKAGGVARTAGVKTIEEIMNAVSIPIMAKCRIGHYSEAKMLETCGVDMIDESEVLTPADEENHIWKWEFTTPFVNGAKNLGEALRRIEEGASMIRTKGEPGTGNVAEAVNHIRKLNKEIRLLKAAYLDNDYQEIIKLARDYRVSMEVASEVGRLGRLPIVNFAAGGITTPADASFLMKLGCDGVFVGSGIFKSDDPSSRARAVVLATTFYDNEKEVLEAQKMVDEKKSLIGLDTKNLDLRMQERGPAV
- the pdxT gene encoding pyridoxal 5'-phosphate synthase glutaminase subunit PdxT, with amino-acid sequence MNSLLKVGILSIQGDIEENSNAIKESFKELEIEGTVVYMKDLKDLEEIDGLIIPGGESTVIGMLLFLKGVQPDLIRKKIQEGLPILGTCAGLIMLSNKAYDKTIGETKQALLKVLDVTIERNAFGRQHESFESELDISYLGERKFNGVFIRGPAITEIGNDVEIIAEYDKKIVAVRQNNILGTSFHPELANDNRFHTNLVKLMVDYNKSRKEK
- a CDS encoding CBS domain-containing protein is translated as MSSVSEIMSFREPWTIAAYSNKTARDVAAILTKNRIGSLIVIDKDNTPVGIITESDLVKRVCLENYNADKVLVEEIMSSPLITIMTYDSVDTASRIMLSNKIKRLPVLEADNRIIGIISVTDITHHLARILLDDYNRHRSLKKILEMNDVSN